GGCCGGCTCAAACATCACACTTTCTTTCATTGTAATCAATATCTCACGGTTTTTTGACTCTGCAGTTATATTTTTTTCAAGTTTCAGTTCTTTTATGACAGCGTTAAGCGTTTGTATCGCCTCCTTGCTTTGCTCTGACACTTGAAAGTCCTCAACAGATTGCTCAGTTTTAGATAATTTACTGTCAGGCTGCCTCACAGCGCCAGACTTAGCGCGGGTTACTTTTTCATCATTCTGCACTTTCTTTAAAGTCCCCTGTGCGGCTGCTTTTTCCAACGCCTTTTCCTTGTTGCGTGTGATAATGAAAAACATGACAAAACACACCAAAAGTAAAGACATCAGATCCGTCATAGTAATTAGCCAGAGGTTTTCATCCCCGGATGACTTTGAATGTCCTGTAAGTTTTCTGTGAGTCATCGCTATCACTCCTACCTTGAAGTGTTTCCAAATGCAAGGGTTTTGCCGTAGTTGTTTTTGGAGTAACCAATCTCGTCAATATCATCATACCTACTTAACCGCTCTTCTACCTTAGAGGGATGTTCAAGTGAGGATATTGCTACTACACCCTCCAGCGTAACATTCATAAGACTCTCTGAGGTCATAGCGTAATCTTTTAGCTTAGCGCTAAGCGGCAGCGCTATCAGGTTAGATACGACAACGCCGTAAAAAGTTGACATCAGAGCGACTGCCATCAGAGGGGCAAGAGCATCTATGGAGTCAAAATTCCTGAATAACTTTATGAGACTAATAACCGTACCGGTCAGGCCCAGGGACGGTGTGAGCCGTGCTATGGTTTTAAGGACATTCTGACTAAAATTAAGATTAATCATTTTGTCAGTCATTTCCCGCTCCATGATTTCATAAATTGCCTTTTCACTGTGGTTATTGACTACAAGTGTAAGGCCAAAGCGCAGGAAATCGTCCTTAATATCTGAGGTCATTTCCTCAAGTTCCCGTATTCCCATGGTTCGGTTAGCCGACGCACACTCTACAATTTCTTGTACAAGCAAATCCCTGTCATGGTTACCCTTAAACGAGGCTGCTATATCCTTAATTGTATTTTTCACTCTGTCTACTGGAAATGCCAGAAACATTCCCACGATTGTGCCGCCAAATACGATGACAAGTGCATCGGCATTCAGAAATACGTTAAGCCCCATCCCCTTAAACACTGAAAACACCACTGCTGCAAGTACACCTAATATTACCGTAAATGACAGATAGTTCATTGCTTTCATTTTAACCTCCTCTGCTTTTCTTACCTATTTATTTAGCAAATATTGTGCCAATGGCTTAAATACAAGCTATTTAGCGTGATGGCAGAAAAACGGAGTTGAAACCAACGGGAAGATTTTTCCTGCTAAGCGTGAAATTATTGCATTTATGCGGGGGTCAAAAAAATGTTATGTGTCAAAAAAGCGGTCAAACAGCAGATTTTTCAGTATAAGTACTGTCATTAACAAAGGGTATTTTCAGAAAAATATCTATTATACTTAGTGGAACAAACAGACAAAGCAACACTATAGCTGGTGAAAGGTAAATGTTATCAATAGCAGGAAATGATGTCACATCTATTATCGAAAGGAGCATGAGACGGCTTATAATTCCAATTAAGAGAATTGTATCAAGACAGAACAGTAATGAAAATTTCCTGAATATGAGCAGGTTCATAAAGTAGCACAGAAGGGCTGTAAGGCAAAGATATGGGAAAATATTATGGTATGTTTCAGAGATAAGATTAAGCATTTGATACTTCAGAGCCGGTATGTCTTTAAGCAAATCATAAGCGTCATGTTCGAAAATCACCCAGTCGAAATTCACCTTCACGTTTTTATCGTAGAGTTTTATTCTGTCTTTTAGATTAATTATTGGAGACTCTGCAACCAAAACAGATGAGTTATCATAAAAGGCTAAAGCGCAATAGTTATGGTATTTTGTATAAATCTCAAATCTGGACCCATCAGCTGACGGCTCTTTAAGTGCAGCTACAATATCAGAGCTGTCTAATCTCTGTAAAGTTGTGGGTTGAAACGCACAGGGAAAAGCATAGGGGTTAGCGGCAATTGATTTGAGTTTTACCTGAAGCGGCGGAGAACCCTTCTTAAAAGCCCAGCCTCTGACTGTGCAAGAGCATGTATCCGGATAGATTCTGCTATTTGT
This genomic interval from Nitrospirota bacterium contains the following:
- a CDS encoding flagellar motor protein MotB; translated protein: MTHRKLTGHSKSSGDENLWLITMTDLMSLLLVCFVMFFIITRNKEKALEKAAAQGTLKKVQNDEKVTRAKSGAVRQPDSKLSKTEQSVEDFQVSEQSKEAIQTLNAVIKELKLEKNITAESKNREILITMKESVMFEPANAEILQQSAPMLDSVAEIIEKYPSLIVEIDGHTDNVPIKNSRYPSNWELSSARATTVLKYLTNVHSIEAARFSVKGSGAEHPVTPNDTAEHRALNRRVEIRLRDVRT
- a CDS encoding MotA/TolQ/ExbB proton channel family protein → MKAMNYLSFTVILGVLAAVVFSVFKGMGLNVFLNADALVIVFGGTIVGMFLAFPVDRVKNTIKDIAASFKGNHDRDLLVQEIVECASANRTMGIRELEEMTSDIKDDFLRFGLTLVVNNHSEKAIYEIMEREMTDKMINLNFSQNVLKTIARLTPSLGLTGTVISLIKLFRNFDSIDALAPLMAVALMSTFYGVVVSNLIALPLSAKLKDYAMTSESLMNVTLEGVVAISSLEHPSKVEERLSRYDDIDEIGYSKNNYGKTLAFGNTSR